A single window of Neospora caninum Liverpool complete genome, chromosome XII DNA harbors:
- a CDS encoding Histone H2A, related: MDGAGKVGGKVGGKVGGKVGGMGKGGKGKSGSGKGKKAPLSRAARAGLQFPVGRVHRMLKSRISSEGRVGSTAAVYASAILEYLTAEVLELAGNASKDLKVKRITPRHLQLAIRGDEELDTLIKATIAGGGVIPHIHKSLMTKGPSTQPMKKAKK, translated from the exons ATGGACGGAGCTGGCAAAGTGGGCGGCAAGGTCGGAGGAAAGGTGGGCGGAAAGGTTGGTGGAAtgggaaagggaggaaagggaaagagtgGAAGCGGCAAAGGCAagaaggcgcctctctctcgggctGCCCGAGCGGGTCTCCAGTTCCCCGTTGGTCGTGTCCATCGTATGCTGAAAAGCCGCATCAGTTCCGAAG GTCGTGTCGGTTCCACAGCGGCGGTGTATGCTTCGGCCATTCTCGAGTACCTCACTGCCGAAGTTCTTGAGTTGGCGGGAAACGCCAGCAAAGATCTCAAAGTGAAAAGAATTACGCCCCGTCACTTGCAGCTTGCCATCAGAG GTGACGAAGAGTTGGATACTTTGATCAAGGCCACGATTGCGGGTGGTGGTGTCATCCCGCACATTCACAAGTCGCTCATGACTAAAGGGCCGTCCACGCAGCCGATGAAGAAGGCCAAGAAATAA